The Pseudomonadota bacterium genomic interval GATCGCGCTGTCGCTGAACTTCAACCCGATCGTGGTGGCCTTGCACCACCTCGTGCGCATTCTGCTGACGGTCTACATCGGGCGGTTTCTGTCGATTCGGGTGTTCAAGCTGGTGCCGCGGCGCTAGATACCGCCGTCACGAGCCGGATAATCGGCTGTAAACGGTGCGGGCGTCGTACGGCTTTGCCGTGTTTCCGCTGCTGGCCTGTACCACTACATACACTGCACTTCGGTTCTCGCAAATCGTTCCAGGCCGGCGGTGTTTTCGCTCGATTCTTCATCTCATGACGACAGTATCCGGGGGCCTGCGGTCGGCTGGGGTTGTGGCCGGTTGAATCGGGCTTGCCGTCGCGCTCGCGGCCTCACGCTCTTGTAGAATGCGCATCTGGTGTTCAACGCGCACAGACACAGGACCCACCCATGGCAACCGAACTCACCCTGCCCACGGAGAAAATCCAGGCGCGCGTCGACGGCGCGGCGGGCCACATCGTGTTCAACAACCCCGAGCGCTACAACGCGGTGTCGCTCGAGATGTGGGACGCGGTGGACGTCGCGCTCAACGCGTTCCGCGAGGACGACCAGGTGCGGGTGGTGATCCTCTCGGGCGCGGGTGGCAAGGCCTTCGTCTCGGGCGCGGACATCTCGAAATTCGAGAAAGAGCGTGGCTCGAAAGAGGCGACAGAGCACTACAACGCGCGGCTCAAGGTGGTGTACGACACCATCGAACACTTCCCGAAGCCGACCATCGCGATGATCGACGGCCACTGCATCGGCGGCGGTCTGAATCTCGCCACCTGCACCGATTTCCGTGTCGCTTCGACGAAATCACGGTTCTCGATGCCAGCCGCCAAGCTCGCGCTCGGCTACCCCTTTGACGCCATCCGGCGCCTGATCAACGCGGTGGGGTCGGCGAATGCCAAGAAGCTCATGTTCACCGCGAAGAGCATCGACACCGACACGGCTGTGCAGATGGGCCTGGTGCAGGAGTTGGTTGGGGAAGACGAGCTCGTCGAGCGGGTGGCCGAACTCGCCAACACCATCGCCGGCAACGCGCCGCTGACCATCCAGGCGATGAAATACATCGCGACCCAGGTCATGCTGCCCGACCCAAACGCGCGCGACCTGGCCCGCTGCGATGCCATGGTCGCCGCCTGCTTCGCCTCCGAAGACTACAAAGAGGGCCGCCGCGCCTTCATGGAAAAACGCAAGCCCGAATTCCAAGGTAAGTAGCGCAGCGTCGGTTTCAATGCACCACGCCCTTGTGGGAGCGCGGTCCTCGCGCAGCGAGACCGGGCGAAACGATCCAACGGCGGCGCACGTATCCAGCATCATTCGCGCGGCGTCTTCGCAGACGGCCACGCTCCCACAAGATCGAAGCAAGACTCAGCTCCCCGTGGGAGCGCGGTCCTCGCGAAGCGA includes:
- a CDS encoding enoyl-CoA hydratase — protein: MATELTLPTEKIQARVDGAAGHIVFNNPERYNAVSLEMWDAVDVALNAFREDDQVRVVILSGAGGKAFVSGADISKFEKERGSKEATEHYNARLKVVYDTIEHFPKPTIAMIDGHCIGGGLNLATCTDFRVASTKSRFSMPAAKLALGYPFDAIRRLINAVGSANAKKLMFTAKSIDTDTAVQMGLVQELVGEDELVERVAELANTIAGNAPLTIQAMKYIATQVMLPDPNARDLARCDAMVAACFASEDYKEGRRAFMEKRKPEFQGK